Genomic DNA from uncultured Acetobacterium sp.:
TGCCGCCGATTGCGTGTGCATTTGTGTGCCAACGCCCCTCGATGATCATCAACAGCCAGATATTAGTTATGTCAAGTCTTCAGCAGAGAGTATTGTTCCATACATGCACAAAGAAATGTTGATTGTCCTTGAATCGACCACCTATCCCGGAACGACAGAAGAACTTCTTAAACCAATTTTTGAGTCGTCCGGATTAAAATGCGGTGAAGATTTTTATCTCGCCTTTTCACCTGAGCGAGTTGATCCCGGAAACCTGATTTATAAGACGAAAAACACCCCAAAGGTGACCGGTGGCATCACTCCCCAGTGTACAGAAGTGGCAGCGGCTATGTATGAGAGTATTTTACAAGCCCCCATTTACCGGGTTTCATCACCGGCCGTAGCCGAAATGGAAAAGATTCTTGAAAACACATATCGAAATATTAATATTGGGCTAGTGAATGAGCTGGCCATGCTGTGCCACAAAATGGGAATCAGTATCTGGGAGGTAATTGATGCCGCCAAATCAAAGCCTTATGGATTTCAGGCTTTTTATCCAGGACCAGGGGTCGGCGGCCATTGTATTCCACTGGATCCTTACTATCTTTCCTGGAAAGCCCGGGAATATGGATTTCACACATCAATGATTGAATCGTCAATGATGGTAAACGACCGGATGCCCGAGTATTGCGCTGAACGAGCCAGTAAAATTTTAAATCACCATAACAAAACACTGAAAGACTCGAAAATCCTCTTTCTTGGAGTCGCGTATAAACAGGATATCAGTGATTACAGAGAAAGCCCGGCAATAAAATTAATGGACGAAATCGAAAAAGAAGGTGCAGATGTCGTTTATTATGATTCATTTGTACCAGAATTTCAGGAACATGGAAAAGTACGCAAAGGTGAGGTTGAACTAACCATCGAGCTCATTGAATCGGCTGACCTGGTCATCGTCACAACCGCCCATACAAATATCGATTATAGTATGATTCAAAAACATGCTAAACTTATTTTTGATACAAAAAATGCCATGAAAAACATTGAAGATAGAGAAAATATTGAACTGCTTTAAGGAGGTGTCACCTTGGGTTTAAAATATGCATTAATCGGATGTGGAAAAATTTCGGCCAATCATATTGCTGCCGCGCGCGCCAATGATCTTGATATTGTCGCGTTATGCGATGTCTACCCGGATAGTATGAATACGCTGATCGCAAAATTTGACTTACCGGAAACAATCCATCAGTATACCGATCATCAAGCGTTAATACAAAATGAAAAGCTGGATCTGGCAGCGATCTGTACTGAAAATGGCAAGCATGGGTCGATCGCGCTGGATTTTATTGATGCCGGCTGCAATTTGATCATTGAAAAACCAATTGCCCTTTCGCTAGAAGAAGCAGATGAAATCATCAAGCGATCCAAAGAAAAAAATGTCAAAGTCAGCGCCTGCCACCAGAACCGTTTTAATCAGTCGGTCATTAAAATCAGAGAAGCCCTGGATCAAAAACGTTTTGGGAAACTATTTTACGGGACCGCCCATATCCGCTGGAACCGGGGTAGTGAATACTATGCCGGATCGAAATGGCGGGGAACCTGGGAACATGACGGTGGCGCCCTGATGAATCAATGCATTCATAATATTGATCTGCTGAGATGGATGATGGGGGATGATATTATCGAAGTGGTGGGGATGACAGATA
This window encodes:
- a CDS encoding nucleotide sugar dehydrogenase gives rise to the protein MTIKDKLISKTAILGVVGLGYVGLPLAVEKAKAGFTTIGFDVQKEKIDMVNAGINYIGDVVNEDLEKIVKSGLLSATTDFSKVAAADCVCICVPTPLDDHQQPDISYVKSSAESIVPYMHKEMLIVLESTTYPGTTEELLKPIFESSGLKCGEDFYLAFSPERVDPGNLIYKTKNTPKVTGGITPQCTEVAAAMYESILQAPIYRVSSPAVAEMEKILENTYRNINIGLVNELAMLCHKMGISIWEVIDAAKSKPYGFQAFYPGPGVGGHCIPLDPYYLSWKAREYGFHTSMIESSMMVNDRMPEYCAERASKILNHHNKTLKDSKILFLGVAYKQDISDYRESPAIKLMDEIEKEGADVVYYDSFVPEFQEHGKVRKGEVELTIELIESADLVIVTTAHTNIDYSMIQKHAKLIFDTKNAMKNIEDRENIELL
- a CDS encoding Gfo/Idh/MocA family oxidoreductase, translating into MGLKYALIGCGKISANHIAAARANDLDIVALCDVYPDSMNTLIAKFDLPETIHQYTDHQALIQNEKLDLAAICTENGKHGSIALDFIDAGCNLIIEKPIALSLEEADEIIKRSKEKNVKVSACHQNRFNQSVIKIREALDQKRFGKLFYGTAHIRWNRGSEYYAGSKWRGTWEHDGGALMNQCIHNIDLLRWMMGDDIIEVVGMTDNLNHPYIEAEDFGIALIRFANGSYGIVEGTTAIYPKNLEETLYLFGEKGTVKAAGQSVNIIEEWQFSDPLDDSGEVKERFSKNPPNDYGYGHTPYYADVIDAIKNDREPSITAEDGRRAVELILAIYKSAADGQRIMLPLEKCSTTDFKGRFEK